A single genomic interval of Amblyomma americanum isolate KBUSLIRL-KWMA chromosome 11, ASM5285725v1, whole genome shotgun sequence harbors:
- the LOC144111157 gene encoding GTP-binding protein 2 isoform X1, translating into MESFFGPDTEELWLPPEAAEGNVEYKLKLVSPSQSRLEHLVTQMKWRLREGQGEAIYEIGVEDGGLLVGLSQTEMAASLATLECMATKLGASLTVLRERTTGNARKAAEVLVRKVPEDQQSIEIRVAVLGSVDVGKSTVLGVLTQGELDNGRGSARLNLFRHLHEIQTGHTSSISREILGFTSQGQPVTYGRCRSPEELCERSAKLITFIDLAGHHKYLRTTVFGLTGHSPHFVMLVVNASGGLTGTGRDHLLLALALQVPLAIVVNKVDTVGSATLAKTLAQLHSLLKGPGCKKLPLEVLSEDDALTAAARVREGSVVPVFLVSCVHGDGLRLLYTFLNVLPPGHGPKERDGLMRLAPEFQIDETFQVPDVGPVVGGLLTRGVLRENDRLLAGPSHDGSFHPVRVVSVQRHRVPCRLVRAGESATLALATSAGALLRRGTVLCSPADVRPTATRLFRARVRVLNHPGRLAVGFQALVQAGNVQQAAVVVGVRGGTSASLGVTDRGVLLFKFVRQPECLRPGSRLLFHQGHARGIGRVLQVYPLHAPALPPPH; encoded by the exons ATGGAGTCCTTTTTTGGACCTGACACGGAGGAGCTATGGTTGCCACCTGAGGCAGCAGAGGGAAATGTCGAGTACAAGCTCAAGCTGGTCAGTCCTTCGCAGAGCCGGTTAGAGCACCTGGTCACCCAAATGAAGTGGAGGCTACGGGAGG GCCAAGGGGAAGCCATCTATGAGATTGGTGTGGAGGACGGGGGCCTGCTGGTGGGTCTGAGCCAGACTGAAATGGCCGCTTCCTTGGCCACCCTGGAGTGCATGGCCACCAAGCTGGGTGCTTCGCTCACTGTCCTGCGTGAACGTACCACCGGCAACGCCCGCAAGGCTGCTGAG GTGCTGGTCCGCAAGGTTCCCGAGGACCAGCAGAGTATTGAGATCCGGGTGGCTGTGCTGGGCAGCGTAGATGTTGGCAAGAGCACCGTGCTGGGAGTGCTCACCCAGGGCGAGCTTGACAACGGGCGGGGCAGCGCACGTCTCAACCTTTTCCG GCATCTGCATGAGATCCAGACTGGCCACACGTCGTCCATCAGCAGGGAGATCCTGGGCTTCACCAGCCAGGGGCAACCTGTCACATACGGCCGCTGCCGTAGTCCCGAGGAGCTGTGTGAGCGGTCGGCCAAGCTCATCACCTTCATTGACCTGGCCGGACACCACAAGTACCTGCGCACCACTGTCTTCGGTCTCACCG GGCACAGCCCACACTTTGTCATGCTGGTGGTGAATGCCTCAGGTGGCCTCACCGGCACAGGCCGTGACCATCTGCTACTCGCCCTTGCCCTCCAG GTGCCCCTGGCCATTGTGGTGAACAAGGTGGACACGGTGGGGTCGGCAACACTGGCAAAGACACTGGCCCAGCTGCATAGTTTGCTCAAG GGCCCCGGCTGCAAGAAGCTGCCGCTGGAAGTGCTGAGTGAGGATGACGCACTGACGGCGGCAGCCCGGGTGCGTGAGGGCAGCGTGGTGCCTGTGTTTCTGGTGTCCTGTGTGCACGGGGATGGCCTACGCCTGCTGTACACGTTCCTCAATGTGCTGCCACCGGGGCATGGACCCAAGGAGCGCGACGGCCTGATGCGTCTCGCCCCAGAGTTCCAG ATTGACGAGACCTTCCAGGTGCCTGACGTGGGGCCTGTGGTTGGTGGCTTACTAACGCGGGGTGTGCTGCGAGAAAACGACCGACTCCTGGCGGGACCCAGCCATGACGGCAGCTTCCACCCAGTGCGG GTGGTGTCAGTGCAGCGGCATCGGGTTCCATGCCGCCTCGTGCGTGCGGGTGAGAGTGCCACCCTGGCCTTGGCGACCAGTGCAGGGGCCTTGCTGAGGCGGGGCACAGTTCTGTGCAGCCCCGCAGACGTGAGGCCCACTGCCACGCGCCTCTTCCGTGCCCGTGTGCGAGTGCTCAACCACCCTGGCCGCCTGGCAGTGGGATTCCAGGCACTGGTGCAGGCTG GCAATGTGCAGCAGGCTGCAGTGGTGGTGGGGGTGCGCGGTGGCACTAGCGCCAGCCTTGGGGTCACTGACCGAGGGGTGCTGCTCTTCAAGTTTGTGCGCCAGCCCGAGTGCTTGCGGCCAGGCAGCCGCCTGCTCTTCCACCAGGGGCATGCCCGGGGCATTGGCAGGGTGCTCCAGGTTTACCCACTCCATGCACCTGCACTGCCTCCTCCACACTGA
- the LOC144111157 gene encoding GTP-binding protein 2 isoform X2, producing the protein MAASLATLECMATKLGASLTVLRERTTGNARKAAEVLVRKVPEDQQSIEIRVAVLGSVDVGKSTVLGVLTQGELDNGRGSARLNLFRHLHEIQTGHTSSISREILGFTSQGQPVTYGRCRSPEELCERSAKLITFIDLAGHHKYLRTTVFGLTGHSPHFVMLVVNASGGLTGTGRDHLLLALALQVPLAIVVNKVDTVGSATLAKTLAQLHSLLKGPGCKKLPLEVLSEDDALTAAARVREGSVVPVFLVSCVHGDGLRLLYTFLNVLPPGHGPKERDGLMRLAPEFQIDETFQVPDVGPVVGGLLTRGVLRENDRLLAGPSHDGSFHPVRVVSVQRHRVPCRLVRAGESATLALATSAGALLRRGTVLCSPADVRPTATRLFRARVRVLNHPGRLAVGFQALVQAGNVQQAAVVVGVRGGTSASLGVTDRGVLLFKFVRQPECLRPGSRLLFHQGHARGIGRVLQVYPLHAPALPPPH; encoded by the exons ATGGCCGCTTCCTTGGCCACCCTGGAGTGCATGGCCACCAAGCTGGGTGCTTCGCTCACTGTCCTGCGTGAACGTACCACCGGCAACGCCCGCAAGGCTGCTGAG GTGCTGGTCCGCAAGGTTCCCGAGGACCAGCAGAGTATTGAGATCCGGGTGGCTGTGCTGGGCAGCGTAGATGTTGGCAAGAGCACCGTGCTGGGAGTGCTCACCCAGGGCGAGCTTGACAACGGGCGGGGCAGCGCACGTCTCAACCTTTTCCG GCATCTGCATGAGATCCAGACTGGCCACACGTCGTCCATCAGCAGGGAGATCCTGGGCTTCACCAGCCAGGGGCAACCTGTCACATACGGCCGCTGCCGTAGTCCCGAGGAGCTGTGTGAGCGGTCGGCCAAGCTCATCACCTTCATTGACCTGGCCGGACACCACAAGTACCTGCGCACCACTGTCTTCGGTCTCACCG GGCACAGCCCACACTTTGTCATGCTGGTGGTGAATGCCTCAGGTGGCCTCACCGGCACAGGCCGTGACCATCTGCTACTCGCCCTTGCCCTCCAG GTGCCCCTGGCCATTGTGGTGAACAAGGTGGACACGGTGGGGTCGGCAACACTGGCAAAGACACTGGCCCAGCTGCATAGTTTGCTCAAG GGCCCCGGCTGCAAGAAGCTGCCGCTGGAAGTGCTGAGTGAGGATGACGCACTGACGGCGGCAGCCCGGGTGCGTGAGGGCAGCGTGGTGCCTGTGTTTCTGGTGTCCTGTGTGCACGGGGATGGCCTACGCCTGCTGTACACGTTCCTCAATGTGCTGCCACCGGGGCATGGACCCAAGGAGCGCGACGGCCTGATGCGTCTCGCCCCAGAGTTCCAG ATTGACGAGACCTTCCAGGTGCCTGACGTGGGGCCTGTGGTTGGTGGCTTACTAACGCGGGGTGTGCTGCGAGAAAACGACCGACTCCTGGCGGGACCCAGCCATGACGGCAGCTTCCACCCAGTGCGG GTGGTGTCAGTGCAGCGGCATCGGGTTCCATGCCGCCTCGTGCGTGCGGGTGAGAGTGCCACCCTGGCCTTGGCGACCAGTGCAGGGGCCTTGCTGAGGCGGGGCACAGTTCTGTGCAGCCCCGCAGACGTGAGGCCCACTGCCACGCGCCTCTTCCGTGCCCGTGTGCGAGTGCTCAACCACCCTGGCCGCCTGGCAGTGGGATTCCAGGCACTGGTGCAGGCTG GCAATGTGCAGCAGGCTGCAGTGGTGGTGGGGGTGCGCGGTGGCACTAGCGCCAGCCTTGGGGTCACTGACCGAGGGGTGCTGCTCTTCAAGTTTGTGCGCCAGCCCGAGTGCTTGCGGCCAGGCAGCCGCCTGCTCTTCCACCAGGGGCATGCCCGGGGCATTGGCAGGGTGCTCCAGGTTTACCCACTCCATGCACCTGCACTGCCTCCTCCACACTGA